A DNA window from Argopecten irradians isolate NY chromosome 10, Ai_NY, whole genome shotgun sequence contains the following coding sequences:
- the LOC138333798 gene encoding phosphorylated adapter RNA export protein-like — MADLEDGEIPDSDEEVPSTLPDSKKPDNVSMNFPHAGGDIPSSLAMAVRQPTSQPHNNHMYRNKPSHPPVDSEDDSSDTSDEDTDLWQCKKAKYFSKPRVQSMDLAHEITSPPRGVKPPSNDTDEDPIDSPQKKRKINNVWGAVITEQVITHSFKASANVDKNEDCDDERDVESYDYTKAYEDDRPRLEEQRTIEARESNDPFENVLDTIVELYDGDTKKADVESRKRKRPVKDRLGRKERKNVKDRLGERDHQNVKERINVKETIDDNEQKGVKDRLGQIDPNISRIDEVTDTDPEERVIKAITDMLDEPNTDLFGRIVSIVGRSLALKFAYQTKNVESAGGLLTNDGARRRTPGGVYIQLLKKSKDVTKEQTKEIFAEEELKYKREQRKMKRAKRRRQVQLRSMLPQSKYSSQKSKGDQKQDVEMGNENMPEVNDCNDDSDNEEGQLDISQEIEAAKLQQEDARKMDDFEFSLNDSVDVDIELG, encoded by the exons GTTCCATCCACTCTGCCTGATAGCAAGAAGCCAGACAATGTGTCGATGAATTTCCCCCACGCAGGTGGTGATATTCCATCGTCTCTGGCCATGGCCGTAAGACAACCCACATCACAGCCTCACAATAATCATATGTACCGTAACAAACCTTCTCATCCACCAGTAGATAGTGAAGATGACTCTTCAGACACCAGCGATGAAGATACTGATCTATGGCAGTGTAAAAAAGCCAAGTACTTCTCCAAACCAAGGGTTCAGAGTATGGACCTTGCTCATGAAATTACCTCCCCTCCCCGTGGAGTTAAGCCACCTTCTAATGACACAGACGAGGATCCCATTGACAGTCCACAAAAGAAGAGAAAGATTAACAATGTATGGGGTGCAGTCATAACAGAACAAGTTATCACACATTCGTTTAAAGCAAGTGcaaatgttgataaaaatgaGGATTGTGATGATGAAAGGGATGTAGAGTCGTATGATTATACAAAGGCTTATGAGGATGATAGACCAAGGTTAGAAGAACAGCGAACGATTGAAGCCCGCGAAAGTAACGATCCGTTTGAAAACGTTCTGGACACTATTGTGGAGTTGTATGATGGCGATACAAAAAAAGCTGATGTTGAAAGTAGAAAACGGAAAAGACCAGTGAAGGATAGATTGGGAAGAAAGGAACGTAAAAATGTTAAGGACAGATTAGGGGAAAGGGACCATCAAAATGTGAAAGAAAGAATAAATGTGAAAGAAACAATAGATGATAATGAACAAAAAGGTGTAAAAGACAGACTAGGCCAGATAGATCCCAACATTAGCAGAATTGATGAAGTGACGGACACCGACCCAGAGGAAAGAGTGATCAAGGCCATCACAGATATGTTAGATGAACCCAACACTGACCTGTTTG GAAGAATAGTTAGTATTGTCGGGAGAAGTCTGGCCTTGAAGTTTGCTTATCAGACTAAGAATGTGGAGTCTGCTGGTGGTTTGTTGACAAAT gaTGGTGCTCGTAGACGGACCCCTGGTGGTGTTTATATACAACTGTTAAAGAAAAGTAAAGACGTCACAAAGGAACAGACAAAGGAAATATTTGCAGAAGAGGAACTGAAATATAAAAGAGAGCAAAGAAAAATGAAACGGGCAAAAAGACGAAG ACAAGTTCAGCTGAGAAGTATGTTACCACAGTCGAAATACTCGTCTCAGAAGTCTAAAGGAGACCAGAAACAGGATGTAGAAATGGGTAATGAGAACATGCCAGAAGTCAATGATTGTAACGATGACAGTGACAACGAGGAAGGCCAACTTGACATCTCTCAGGAAATTGAGGCAGCTAAACTTCAGCAGGAAGATGCTCGGAAAATGGACGATTTCGAATTTTCATTAAATGATTCTGTGGATGTGGACATTGAACTAGGATAG